Proteins from one Novosphingobium pentaromativorans US6-1 genomic window:
- a CDS encoding sodium:calcium antiporter, giving the protein MAGPVLTRSGSDIAAQTGMSASWVGLIMLAAATSLPELFTGISAVTIADAPNIAMGDALGSCIFNLVMLVLLDALCRDEPFWRRSDQGHILSAAFGVVLISFVGAVVLTSRNGLDLRVGHVSAYSPFLIALYFIAMRAAFFYERRPERPAQPLGPAHADRTLQRTLVNYLVAAAAVGAAGAWLPFVGQEVAAVMGWRASFVGTLFIAAATSIPELIVTVSALRMGSADMAIGNLLGSNLFIILVIALDDIAFAGGSFYAQVSPAHAVTAFAAAMMSGLCIIGLLYRPGNRFFGLFGWISLSLLAIYLLSSYAIYLHGH; this is encoded by the coding sequence ATGGCAGGGCCCGTCCTGACACGAAGCGGCAGCGACATTGCCGCGCAAACGGGCATGTCCGCATCCTGGGTCGGGTTGATCATGCTGGCAGCGGCAACATCGCTACCGGAACTGTTCACCGGGATCAGCGCCGTGACAATCGCCGATGCTCCCAACATCGCGATGGGCGATGCCCTGGGCAGCTGCATCTTCAATCTCGTCATGCTGGTCCTGCTGGACGCGCTATGCCGTGACGAGCCGTTCTGGCGCCGCAGCGATCAGGGCCACATCCTTTCCGCCGCTTTCGGTGTCGTGCTCATCAGCTTTGTAGGTGCGGTGGTGCTCACGAGCCGCAACGGCCTCGATCTCCGGGTAGGCCATGTCAGCGCCTATTCGCCGTTCCTGATCGCACTCTACTTCATCGCGATGCGCGCCGCCTTCTTCTATGAGCGCCGACCGGAGCGCCCTGCCCAGCCCCTCGGCCCGGCTCATGCCGACAGGACGTTGCAACGCACCCTGGTGAACTACCTTGTTGCCGCCGCCGCCGTCGGGGCGGCCGGAGCCTGGCTGCCATTCGTCGGCCAGGAAGTAGCGGCAGTGATGGGCTGGCGGGCCAGCTTCGTGGGAACGCTGTTTATCGCCGCAGCCACTTCGATTCCTGAGCTGATCGTGACGGTAAGCGCGCTCAGGATGGGTTCCGCAGACATGGCCATCGGCAACCTGCTGGGCAGTAACCTTTTCATCATCCTCGTCATTGCCCTGGACGACATCGCCTTTGCCGGCGGTTCGTTCTACGCGCAGGTTTCGCCCGCTCACGCCGTCACTGCCTTTGCTGCGGCAATGATGTCCGGGCTGTGCATCATCGGGCTGCTCTATCGCCCGGGTAACCGCTTCTTCGGCCTGTTCGGATGGATCAGCCTTTCACTCCTCGCAATCTACCTTCTGAGCTCTTACGCTATCTACCTTCACGGACATTGA
- a CDS encoding methylenetetrahydrofolate reductase, whose amino-acid sequence MTTPIIHPNWARPALNMVDGYSLEITAKDVDSLRAAAPGILPETPIALTFLPGEEFDARVAAARTARELGFEPMPHFSARRITSPDEFERYLAAVTREAGVKRSFVIAGDPAEPEGPFADSAALIATGEFERNGITAIGIGGHPEGHPNMSDEECWRVLQDKCAEVTARGMAPLIVTQFAFDADAVLAWLKELRERGIVAPVRLGVPGPAGIKTLMRFAARCGVGASASVMAKYGISITRLIGSAGPDKLVKALEQGLGEEHGPVRLHFYPFGGLEKTVAWINEFARKS is encoded by the coding sequence ATGACCACCCCAATCATCCATCCGAACTGGGCGCGCCCGGCTCTCAACATGGTCGACGGCTATTCGCTGGAGATAACGGCCAAGGACGTGGACAGCCTGCGCGCTGCCGCCCCCGGGATCCTGCCCGAGACCCCGATCGCCCTCACTTTCCTCCCGGGAGAGGAATTCGACGCCCGCGTCGCCGCGGCGCGCACGGCGCGGGAACTCGGTTTCGAGCCGATGCCGCACTTCTCCGCGCGTCGCATCACTTCGCCCGATGAATTCGAACGTTACCTGGCGGCCGTGACCCGGGAGGCCGGGGTAAAGCGCAGCTTCGTCATCGCCGGCGATCCGGCCGAGCCGGAAGGCCCCTTCGCCGACAGTGCGGCCCTGATCGCCACGGGGGAATTCGAACGCAACGGCATCACGGCCATCGGCATCGGCGGGCATCCCGAAGGGCACCCCAACATGTCGGACGAGGAGTGCTGGCGGGTTCTGCAGGACAAGTGCGCTGAGGTTACCGCGCGCGGCATGGCACCGCTGATCGTTACCCAGTTCGCCTTCGACGCCGATGCGGTTCTCGCCTGGCTCAAGGAACTGCGCGAGCGCGGCATCGTGGCACCGGTACGCCTGGGCGTGCCCGGCCCGGCCGGCATCAAGACCCTTATGCGCTTTGCTGCGCGCTGCGGCGTCGGCGCTTCCGCCTCCGTCATGGCCAAATACGGCATTTCCATCACCCGCCTCATCGGTTCGGCCGGTCCCGACAAACTCGTGAAAGCGCTCGAACAGGGACTGGGCGAGGAACACGGCCCCGTTCGCCTGCACTTCTACCCCTTCGGCGGACTGGAGAAGACCGTCGCATGGATCAACGAGTTCGCGCGCAAGAGCTGA
- the purU gene encoding formyltetrahydrofolate deformylase, whose product MSEIYTLRLQCDDAPGLVAKVATYLAECGCNIVDAQEFHDRPAGRFFMRVEFQPGKPGSVAQLHAGFAPIAKAAGMEWSLRDKARPKKVMLMVSKWDHCLGDLLYRQRIGELPMEVVGIVSNHPREVLHTSLINGLPYMHLPVTKDTKPQQEAQIRDLVEESGAELVVLARYMQILSDEMAGFLSGRCINIHHSFLPGFKGAKPYHQAFDRGVKMIGATAHYVTADLDEGPIIHQDVERISHADMPEELVRRGRDIERRVLAEAVRLHLDDRVFANGARTVVFRD is encoded by the coding sequence GTGTCTGAGATCTACACCCTGCGCCTGCAATGCGATGATGCGCCCGGTCTTGTCGCTAAGGTCGCGACTTATCTTGCCGAGTGCGGCTGCAACATCGTCGACGCGCAGGAATTCCACGACCGCCCCGCCGGCCGCTTCTTCATGCGCGTGGAATTCCAGCCCGGAAAGCCGGGCTCTGTCGCGCAGTTGCATGCTGGCTTCGCACCGATTGCCAAGGCTGCTGGCATGGAATGGAGCCTACGTGACAAGGCCCGGCCCAAGAAGGTCATGCTGATGGTTTCCAAGTGGGACCACTGCCTGGGCGACCTGCTCTATCGCCAGCGGATCGGGGAACTGCCGATGGAAGTCGTCGGCATCGTCTCCAACCATCCGCGCGAAGTGTTGCATACCTCGCTGATCAACGGCCTGCCCTACATGCACCTGCCGGTCACCAAGGACACCAAGCCGCAGCAGGAAGCGCAGATCCGCGATCTGGTGGAAGAAAGCGGTGCAGAGCTCGTTGTGCTGGCACGCTACATGCAGATCCTTTCCGACGAGATGGCAGGCTTCCTCTCCGGCCGCTGCATCAACATCCACCATTCGTTCCTGCCCGGCTTCAAGGGCGCCAAGCCCTATCACCAGGCATTCGATCGCGGCGTGAAGATGATCGGCGCGACCGCCCATTACGTAACCGCCGACCTCGATGAAGGCCCGATCATCCATCAGGACGTCGAGCGCATCAGCCACGCCGACATGCCCGAAGAACTCGTGCGCCGCGGCCGCGACATCGAGCGGCGCGTGCTCGCCGAAGCGGTTCGGCTGCACCTCGACGACCGGGTCTTCGCCAATGGCGCCCGCACCGTCGTGTTCCGCGACTAG
- the desA gene encoding syringate O-demethylase has protein sequence MTEKSLQKLIEEKGDMVDFLRNQQTGPNVYPGVPGEYSNWRDEQRAWAETAVLFNQSFHMVDLLVTGPDAFKMLSYLAPNSFKGFVPNRAKQFAPVSPEGFVIGDVILFYLEEEKFELVGRAPTIEWVEFHAASGKWDVKVERDERTAARPLDQQGYRRNYRFQLQGPNAMKVLEKAMGETPPDLKFFHMAPIRIAGVEVRALRHGMAGQPGYELFGPWKDYDTVRNALLEAGKDFGLLPSGGRTYSSNTLESGWIPSPLPAIYTGESMREYREWLSAKSYGGMTSIGGSFVSDNIEDYYLNPWELGYGIMVKFDHDFIGRAALEKMKDQPKRRKVTLALDNEDVMRVISSMLTKGDRAKYMDFPSAVYAMHPYDSVLVDGKQVGLSTWIGYTQNEGRFLALAMVDESVAEPGTQVSLLWGEPNGGTRKPTVERHVQTEIRATVAPVPYSEVARDSYAEGWRTKSAG, from the coding sequence ATGACCGAGAAGAGCCTCCAGAAGCTGATCGAAGAGAAGGGCGACATGGTCGACTTCCTGCGCAATCAGCAGACCGGCCCCAACGTCTATCCTGGCGTTCCGGGTGAATATTCGAACTGGCGCGACGAACAGCGTGCCTGGGCTGAGACCGCGGTCCTTTTCAACCAGAGCTTCCACATGGTGGACCTGCTGGTGACCGGACCGGACGCGTTCAAGATGCTGTCCTACCTTGCGCCGAACAGCTTCAAGGGCTTCGTCCCCAACCGCGCGAAGCAGTTCGCCCCGGTCTCGCCGGAGGGCTTTGTCATCGGCGACGTCATCCTGTTCTATCTCGAAGAAGAGAAGTTCGAGCTGGTCGGCCGCGCGCCGACGATCGAATGGGTGGAATTCCACGCGGCCTCGGGCAAATGGGACGTCAAGGTCGAGCGCGACGAGCGCACCGCCGCACGTCCTCTCGACCAGCAGGGCTACCGTCGCAACTACCGCTTCCAGCTGCAGGGCCCGAACGCCATGAAGGTGCTGGAAAAGGCGATGGGCGAGACGCCGCCGGATCTCAAGTTCTTCCACATGGCACCGATCAGGATCGCCGGCGTCGAAGTGCGCGCCCTGCGTCACGGCATGGCCGGTCAGCCGGGTTACGAACTGTTCGGTCCCTGGAAGGACTACGACACCGTGCGCAATGCGCTGCTCGAAGCCGGCAAGGACTTCGGCCTGCTCCCCTCGGGCGGCCGCACCTACAGCTCGAACACTCTTGAATCGGGCTGGATTCCCTCGCCGCTGCCGGCGATCTACACCGGCGAATCCATGCGCGAATACCGCGAATGGCTTTCGGCCAAGTCGTACGGTGGCATGACTTCGATCGGCGGCAGCTTCGTTTCCGACAACATCGAAGACTACTACCTCAACCCCTGGGAGCTGGGTTACGGCATCATGGTCAAGTTCGACCATGACTTCATCGGCCGCGCAGCGCTGGAGAAGATGAAGGACCAGCCCAAGCGTCGCAAGGTCACCCTCGCGCTCGACAACGAGGACGTGATGCGCGTGATCAGCTCGATGCTGACCAAGGGCGACCGTGCGAAGTACATGGACTTCCCGAGCGCGGTCTATGCGATGCACCCCTATGACAGCGTGCTGGTGGACGGCAAGCAGGTCGGTCTGTCGACCTGGATCGGCTACACCCAGAATGAGGGCCGATTCCTCGCTCTGGCCATGGTCGATGAATCGGTTGCGGAGCCGGGCACGCAGGTCTCGCTGCTCTGGGGTGAGCCAAACGGCGGAACCCGCAAGCCGACCGTCGAGCGCCATGTCCAGACCGAGATCCGTGCCACCGTTGCGCCGGTCCCCTACTCGGAAGTCGCTCGCGATTCCTACGCCGAAGGCTGGCGCACCAAGTCAGCTGGCTGA
- a CDS encoding IclR family transcriptional regulator gives MAITGAPGSTSPTVKSAMRTLDIIEYVVANPDGVVAQEIAQALAIPVSSLSYLLATLVERDYLARTGRLYQPGAGLERLRSSPRKLPLVERVRPLVRSLRVRSNETASFFIQRDWFLEAAITETAEHTLRYSIGVGTRTPMHCLAAGKALLAAFDAETLDRYFRESARERYTGATIIEEAALRSEIDKARELGFSITREEMTPGICGLGTVLREEGKPVGSLAIAIPTVRWSPQVEEATSKLLISVAESFSR, from the coding sequence ATGGCGATAACGGGGGCACCGGGAAGCACTTCACCGACGGTCAAGTCGGCTATGCGCACGCTCGACATCATCGAATATGTCGTCGCCAATCCTGACGGCGTGGTCGCGCAGGAAATTGCGCAGGCCCTCGCCATTCCCGTGAGCAGCCTGTCCTACCTGCTGGCAACTCTGGTGGAGCGCGACTACCTCGCGCGTACCGGACGCCTCTATCAGCCCGGCGCCGGACTGGAACGCCTGCGCTCAAGCCCGCGCAAACTGCCGCTGGTCGAACGTGTACGACCGCTGGTGCGTTCGCTGCGGGTACGCTCCAATGAAACGGCAAGCTTCTTCATCCAGCGCGACTGGTTCCTGGAAGCGGCGATTACCGAAACCGCCGAACATACCCTGCGCTATTCGATCGGCGTCGGCACGCGCACCCCGATGCACTGCCTGGCAGCGGGCAAGGCCCTGCTCGCCGCGTTCGACGCCGAGACTCTTGACCGCTATTTCCGGGAATCGGCGCGCGAACGCTACACCGGCGCGACCATTATCGAAGAGGCAGCGCTGCGCAGCGAGATCGACAAGGCGCGCGAGCTAGGCTTTTCGATAACCCGGGAGGAAATGACCCCCGGCATCTGCGGCTTGGGCACAGTCCTGCGCGAGGAGGGCAAGCCGGTCGGATCGCTGGCCATTGCCATCCCAACCGTGCGCTGGTCACCGCAAGTCGAGGAGGCAACCAGCAAGCTGCTCATTTCCGTGGCCGAGAGCTTTTCCCGCTAA
- a CDS encoding UrcA family protein, whose amino-acid sequence MTVLGGLCLVVVAASAGASDQAPADAQAAPVPEEIVVEAPRSVPARIEHSSTTGAPIITTTVRIPVLYNDLDLSKPHDQDRLMTRVRSVARDVCDELDRIYPFNPDQDCMMRALANGTKGAEQAIAEAQTAQ is encoded by the coding sequence ATGACGGTGCTTGGCGGTCTGTGCCTCGTGGTTGTCGCGGCTTCGGCCGGCGCAAGCGACCAGGCGCCTGCCGACGCGCAAGCCGCCCCCGTTCCCGAGGAAATCGTGGTCGAGGCCCCGCGCTCGGTACCGGCCCGCATCGAGCACTCCAGCACGACCGGCGCGCCGATCATTACCACGACGGTGCGCATTCCGGTGCTGTACAACGACCTCGATCTCAGCAAGCCCCACGATCAGGACAGGCTGATGACCCGCGTGCGCAGCGTCGCCCGCGACGTCTGCGATGAGCTCGACCGGATCTATCCCTTCAACCCCGATCAGGATTGCATGATGCGCGCCCTGGCCAACGGCACGAAGGGCGCCGAGCAGGCGATCGCCGAGGCGCAAACCGCGCAGTAG
- a CDS encoding bifunctional methylenetetrahydrofolate dehydrogenase/methenyltetrahydrofolate cyclohydrolase, with protein sequence MTAIIDGIALARRVSQETADTVSALAVRLGQAPGLAVVLVGNDPASEVYVGRKIRECRKVGLRSIEHRLPASTREAELLSLIADLNVDPGVHGILVQLPLPPHIDAGLVLDAIAPGKDVDGFHPVNVGRLSTGTGGLVPCTPLGIMMLLDTVISDYRGLDAVVIGKSNIVGKPVAMLLLEREATVTVTHIETRGLSEIVRKADIVVAAAGSPGLVKGFWVKEGAVIIDVGITRVTRPDGTSALKGDVAFDEVQHARAVTPVPGGVGPMTIACLLSNTAKAAALSLEGPGGRIASSAG encoded by the coding sequence GTGACCGCGATTATCGATGGTATCGCGCTGGCGCGGCGCGTTTCGCAGGAAACTGCCGATACGGTCAGTGCCCTGGCGGTGAGGCTTGGCCAGGCGCCAGGTCTCGCCGTGGTCCTGGTCGGCAACGACCCGGCCAGCGAAGTCTATGTCGGGCGCAAGATTCGCGAATGCCGCAAGGTCGGTTTGCGGTCGATCGAACACCGCCTCCCGGCTTCAACCCGGGAAGCCGAGCTTCTGTCGCTGATCGCCGATTTGAACGTCGATCCCGGCGTACACGGCATACTCGTACAATTGCCGCTACCGCCGCACATCGATGCCGGCCTCGTGCTCGACGCGATCGCGCCGGGCAAGGATGTCGACGGGTTTCATCCGGTAAACGTCGGGCGGCTCTCGACCGGGACCGGTGGGCTGGTACCATGTACTCCGCTTGGCATCATGATGCTGCTCGATACGGTGATTTCCGATTATCGCGGGCTCGACGCGGTGGTGATCGGAAAGTCCAACATCGTCGGCAAGCCGGTGGCGATGCTGCTGCTGGAGCGGGAGGCGACCGTCACCGTCACGCACATCGAGACGCGCGGGCTCTCTGAGATCGTTCGCAAGGCGGACATCGTGGTCGCTGCGGCCGGGTCGCCCGGACTGGTGAAGGGTTTCTGGGTAAAGGAAGGCGCCGTCATCATCGATGTCGGCATCACCCGCGTGACCCGACCTGACGGCACGAGCGCGCTCAAGGGAGACGTCGCCTTCGATGAGGTTCAGCATGCCCGGGCTGTGACTCCGGTTCCTGGCGGTGTCGGCCCCATGACCATTGCGTGCCTGCTCTCGAACACGGCGAAAGCCGCTGCGCTCAGCCTCGAGGGGCCGGGCGGCCGGATTGCCTCAAGTGCTGGCTGA
- a CDS encoding nuclear transport factor 2 family protein, with translation MSAALSPDSIRAIEHDCAKLVARYANRNDAADWEAVTALYAPEGRMARPTAPDDWITGREAILAAFKARPPRVTRHVCSNVEITVVDADTALGESAMLLFTGEGAPKVGSFHDRFVRLPDGWHFAERRGLLTF, from the coding sequence GTGAGCGCCGCTCTTTCCCCCGATTCCATCCGCGCGATCGAGCACGACTGCGCGAAGCTGGTCGCCCGCTATGCCAACCGCAACGATGCCGCGGACTGGGAGGCGGTTACAGCGCTCTATGCGCCCGAAGGCCGCATGGCGCGCCCAACGGCGCCTGACGACTGGATCACCGGACGCGAGGCCATTCTGGCGGCCTTCAAGGCCCGCCCCCCGCGCGTTACCCGCCACGTCTGTTCCAACGTCGAGATCACCGTTGTTGACGCGGACACTGCGCTGGGCGAGAGCGCAATGCTGCTCTTCACCGGTGAAGGCGCACCCAAGGTCGGATCTTTCCACGACCGGTTCGTGCGCCTGCCCGATGGCTGGCATTTTGCCGAAAGGCGCGGGTTGTTGACGTTCTGA
- a CDS encoding dihydroneopterin aldolase: MKMQAQSPCFDLAQSVKRLSQVGVSDLRVAADIGVHSHEIGRRQTLVISVIADIVTPREDALAETIDYNRIVEYAQDLARERICLIETYAARLADLCLQSDLVVRVEVSVQKPAALLNGLASTRIVRWA, from the coding sequence ATGAAGATGCAGGCGCAATCGCCTTGCTTTGACCTGGCGCAGAGTGTGAAGCGCCTCTCGCAGGTGGGTGTCAGTGATTTGCGCGTCGCTGCCGACATCGGCGTCCACTCGCATGAAATCGGGCGCAGGCAAACTCTGGTCATCAGCGTGATCGCAGACATCGTCACACCGCGCGAAGATGCTCTTGCAGAGACGATCGATTACAATCGCATCGTCGAATACGCGCAGGATCTCGCTCGCGAGAGGATATGCCTCATCGAGACTTATGCAGCGCGTCTCGCGGACCTTTGCCTGCAATCGGATCTTGTGGTCAGGGTGGAGGTAAGCGTGCAGAAGCCCGCCGCCCTGCTCAACGGGCTTGCCTCGACACGTATTGTACGCTGGGCCTGA
- a CDS encoding alpha/beta fold hydrolase, protein MNANTDAESEMLVILPGLLCDGRMFAGQLAEFAGSQSIDGFYGGADRIAAMADYTLERMPSRCAVLGHSMGARVALEIARKAPDRVTRLALADTGIHLPRPGEREKRYALRDIGREQGFAALVDAWLPPMIGPAMRSDTDLLSQLRAMCLDAGQDVFEAQIEALLNRPDASDVLTEIACPVSLIVGADDAWSPVEQHREIAAAIGGCPLTIVPDAGHMAPAERPAAFNAAIRAWLA, encoded by the coding sequence ATGAATGCGAACACAGATGCCGAATCCGAGATGCTCGTGATCCTGCCGGGGCTGCTGTGCGACGGACGCATGTTCGCCGGCCAACTTGCTGAATTCGCCGGAAGCCAGAGCATCGACGGTTTCTATGGCGGCGCAGATCGCATCGCTGCGATGGCCGATTACACGCTGGAGCGCATGCCTTCGCGCTGTGCTGTTCTCGGCCACTCGATGGGGGCGCGCGTGGCGCTTGAGATCGCGCGCAAGGCGCCCGACCGCGTGACACGACTGGCGCTTGCCGATACCGGTATTCATCTGCCGCGCCCGGGTGAGCGCGAGAAGCGCTACGCCTTGCGCGATATAGGACGGGAGCAGGGCTTCGCCGCACTTGTCGATGCCTGGTTGCCGCCAATGATCGGCCCTGCGATGCGTAGCGACACAGATCTCCTCAGCCAACTGCGCGCGATGTGTCTGGATGCCGGGCAGGATGTGTTCGAGGCGCAGATAGAAGCGCTGCTGAACCGGCCTGACGCTTCGGATGTCCTCACTGAAATCGCCTGTCCGGTCTCGTTGATCGTTGGAGCTGACGATGCCTGGTCCCCGGTCGAACAGCACCGGGAGATTGCTGCAGCCATCGGCGGCTGTCCGCTCACCATCGTGCCGGACGCCGGCCACATGGCTCCTGCCGAGAGGCCCGCCGCCTTCAATGCGGCCATTCGCGCATGGCTCGCATAG
- the ligA gene encoding protocatechuate 4,5-dioxygenase subunit alpha, whose amino-acid sequence MREATDIASYLADLEDIPGTQVFTAQRARQGYHLNQCAMSLMKPENRERFKADEQAYIDEWPMSEEQKQALLARDYNRLLNLGGNIYFLAKVFSTDGISVVQGVSTMTGMSVEEYQAMMMAGGRSPVGQRSIRENN is encoded by the coding sequence ATGCGCGAAGCGACAGACATCGCCAGTTATCTGGCGGACCTTGAAGACATTCCAGGCACGCAAGTATTCACGGCTCAGCGAGCCCGGCAGGGCTATCACCTCAACCAGTGCGCCATGAGCCTGATGAAGCCGGAGAACCGTGAGCGGTTCAAGGCCGACGAACAGGCCTATATCGATGAGTGGCCGATGAGCGAGGAGCAGAAGCAGGCGCTGCTCGCCCGCGATTACAACCGGCTGCTCAATCTGGGCGGCAACATCTACTTTCTCGCCAAGGTCTTCTCCACCGACGGCATCAGCGTGGTCCAGGGCGTTTCTACGATGACCGGCATGAGCGTCGAGGAATACCAGGCGATGATGATGGCGGGCGGGCGCTCCCCTGTGGGGCAGCGTTCGATCCGGGAGAACAACTGA
- a CDS encoding SDR family NAD(P)-dependent oxidoreductase → MFDLTGKSAIVTGSTRGIGRAIAEGLIAQGARVLISSETAGDTARVAAELGMPGQACDVSDDHALSGLVERALSEFGGIDTLVCNAGITGRAGMFAQVDMADYARVMAINLTSQVTLCNLVLPHIAARGGGAAILMSSLSGLRGNLRINAYALSKAGVAQLARNLAVEWGPHAVRVNAISPGFIATELSGPLLADQEFMARRMAMTPLRRAGTPEEIAGAAVFLASPAAAFITGQNLVVDGGTLITDGS, encoded by the coding sequence ATGTTCGATCTCACCGGCAAGAGCGCGATCGTCACCGGCTCGACCCGGGGTATCGGCAGGGCGATCGCCGAGGGTCTGATCGCGCAGGGTGCGCGGGTGCTGATTTCCAGCGAGACTGCCGGGGATACGGCGCGCGTCGCGGCAGAGCTCGGCATGCCGGGACAAGCATGCGACGTGAGCGACGATCATGCACTGTCTGGTCTGGTAGAGCGGGCGTTGTCCGAATTCGGCGGAATCGACACCCTCGTGTGCAATGCCGGAATTACCGGACGTGCGGGCATGTTCGCGCAAGTCGACATGGCCGATTATGCGCGGGTCATGGCGATCAATCTCACCAGTCAGGTCACGCTTTGCAATCTCGTCTTGCCGCACATCGCGGCAAGGGGCGGGGGCGCTGCGATCCTGATGTCGAGCCTCTCGGGTCTGCGCGGAAACCTCAGGATCAATGCCTATGCCCTGTCCAAGGCGGGCGTTGCCCAACTGGCCCGCAACCTGGCAGTTGAATGGGGGCCGCACGCGGTCCGGGTGAATGCCATTTCTCCCGGATTCATCGCCACCGAACTGTCCGGTCCCTTGCTTGCGGACCAGGAGTTCATGGCGCGGCGCATGGCGATGACGCCGCTGCGCCGCGCAGGCACGCCGGAGGAGATCGCCGGAGCAGCCGTTTTCCTTGCCTCGCCTGCGGCGGCATTCATAACCGGACAAAACCTTGTCGTCGACGGCGGAACCCTGATCACAGACGGCAGTTGA
- a CDS encoding cupin domain-containing protein, which translates to MSEVVSDSGLPPVQRVVTGHDADGRAVFRCEDCEPTRMVPSGDASFLTIWTTATVPADNNDETEGRDRATGATLEGGSVIRVVDMLPGKESPMHRTNSIDYGIVMQGEIELELEDGRKKSIREGGIIVQRGTNHLWRNTTDRVCRIAFVLIEAPAYLHNGVPLDEAKPEQVDPAYDAAADKA; encoded by the coding sequence ATGAGTGAAGTGGTTTCCGATTCCGGGCTGCCCCCGGTGCAGCGGGTGGTCACCGGCCATGACGCAGACGGACGGGCGGTTTTTCGCTGCGAGGACTGCGAACCGACCCGCATGGTTCCCTCGGGCGATGCTTCGTTCCTTACCATCTGGACGACCGCGACAGTGCCGGCCGACAACAACGACGAGACCGAAGGTCGCGACCGTGCGACCGGGGCGACGCTGGAAGGCGGTTCGGTGATCCGCGTCGTCGACATGCTCCCGGGCAAGGAGAGCCCGATGCACCGCACCAATTCGATCGACTACGGTATCGTGATGCAGGGCGAGATCGAACTGGAACTGGAGGACGGGCGCAAGAAGTCGATTCGCGAAGGCGGGATCATCGTCCAGCGAGGCACCAATCACCTCTGGCGCAACACGACCGACCGGGTCTGCCGCATTGCCTTCGTCCTAATCGAGGCGCCGGCCTACCTGCACAACGGCGTGCCGCTTGACGAAGCCAAGCCGGAGCAGGTCGATCCCGCTTACGATGCGGCGGCGGACAAGGCCTGA
- a CDS encoding class III extradiol dioxygenase subunit beta, with the protein MARITHGIGCSHIPVLGYAHDHGKDGDDYFKPAFAGFDWTREWIMAPESRPDVVILVYNDHASAFDMKVIPTFAIGCGERYTPADEGFGPRPVPVVEGHPDLAWHIAQSLVLDEFDTTIINEMEVDHGLTVPLTMMFGDVDKWPVKVIPLAVNVVTYPPPSGNRCWALGEAISRAVSSFPEDLKVQIWGTGGMSHQLQGPRAGLINKEWDNRFLDGLTGEGQDLRHIPHIEYLRETGSEGIEMVMWLIMRGALGKSTRALHRHYHVPVSNTALGHIVLEPVDPTVPPSRTLEGSNPNA; encoded by the coding sequence ATGGCACGCATTACTCACGGCATCGGCTGCAGCCACATTCCCGTGCTGGGCTATGCCCACGATCACGGCAAGGACGGCGACGATTATTTCAAGCCCGCCTTTGCCGGGTTCGACTGGACCCGCGAATGGATCATGGCGCCTGAAAGCCGTCCGGACGTCGTCATCCTCGTTTACAACGACCATGCCAGCGCCTTCGACATGAAAGTCATCCCGACTTTCGCCATCGGTTGCGGCGAGCGTTACACTCCGGCCGACGAGGGCTTCGGCCCGCGCCCCGTGCCGGTGGTCGAAGGCCACCCCGATCTTGCCTGGCACATCGCGCAGAGTCTTGTCCTCGATGAGTTCGACACGACCATCATCAACGAGATGGAAGTGGACCACGGCCTGACAGTGCCGCTCACGATGATGTTCGGCGATGTCGACAAATGGCCGGTGAAGGTGATCCCGCTGGCGGTCAACGTCGTCACTTATCCGCCGCCATCGGGCAATCGCTGCTGGGCGCTGGGCGAAGCGATCTCCCGCGCGGTTTCGAGCTTTCCCGAGGACCTCAAGGTCCAGATCTGGGGCACTGGGGGCATGAGCCACCAGTTGCAGGGGCCGCGCGCCGGCCTGATCAACAAGGAATGGGACAACCGCTTCCTCGACGGCCTGACCGGAGAGGGACAGGATCTGCGCCACATCCCGCATATCGAGTACCTGCGCGAGACCGGCTCGGAAGGCATCGAGATGGTCATGTGGCTGATCATGCGCGGCGCCCTGGGCAAGAGCACCCGTGCCCTGCATCGCCACTACCACGTGCCGGTCAGCAACACGGCGCTCGGCCACATCGTGCTCGAACCCGTCGATCCCACCGTACCGCCCAGCCGCACGCTGGAAGGCAGCAACCCGAACGCATAA